One window of Anaerolineales bacterium genomic DNA carries:
- a CDS encoding inositol monophosphatase — MKPTLSDLEKLALEAGAILRDGYNKEHTVHYKGTIDLVTEADHASEAFLLREIKAKFPGGHILAEESGNIQGTNEDIWYIDPLDGTVNYAHHIPIFCVSIGYSTNGQMTLGVVYDPMRDELFAAERGKGAFLNGKRIQVSGVTELEKSLLVTGFPYDTWDTELDNFKYFERLAKKTQGVRRLGSAALDACYVAAGRFDGFWEFKLKPWDVAAGGLIAMEAGAKVTAIDGREDFLSAPLSILASAPGIYEAVMGQLK, encoded by the coding sequence ATGAAACCGACTCTCTCTGATCTGGAAAAACTTGCGCTTGAAGCCGGAGCCATCCTGCGTGACGGATACAACAAGGAGCACACGGTTCATTACAAAGGGACAATTGATCTTGTAACCGAAGCCGATCATGCCTCTGAAGCCTTTTTGCTCCGCGAGATCAAAGCGAAATTCCCCGGCGGGCACATCCTTGCCGAAGAGAGCGGAAATATCCAGGGGACCAACGAAGACATCTGGTACATCGACCCGCTCGACGGAACGGTCAATTACGCGCATCACATTCCCATATTTTGCGTCTCGATCGGATATTCAACGAACGGACAAATGACTCTCGGCGTCGTCTATGACCCCATGCGCGACGAACTCTTCGCTGCCGAACGCGGCAAAGGCGCATTTCTCAATGGCAAAAGGATTCAAGTATCGGGCGTAACCGAACTGGAAAAGTCCCTGCTTGTGACCGGCTTCCCCTACGATACATGGGACACTGAACTTGATAATTTCAAATACTTTGAGCGACTTGCCAAAAAGACACAAGGCGTGCGTCGTCTCGGCTCCGCCGCCCTCGATGCCTGCTACGTCGCCGCCGGGCGCTTCGACGGCTTCTGGGAATTCAAACTCAAACCCTGGGACGTCGCCGCCGGGGGATTGATCGCAATGGAAGCGGGGGCTAAAGTCACTGCCATTGATGGAAGGGAAGATTTCCTCTCCGCGCCGTTGTCCATCCTCGCATCCGCGCCGGGGATTTATGAGGCGGTGATGGGGCAGTTGAAGTAA
- a CDS encoding glutamate mutase L, with translation MPTSIVTGNSLLAIDVGAANTRAVLFDVIEGEYRFVASGVAPSTAESPVRDVSEGARHAIQSLQGILKKNLLDMSRGLILPSQPDGSGVDSLVVTVSAGSAVRTLVVGLLKDVSLDSARRLTESTYTRVVDFISLGDHRKPEQQIDSILRTRPDMVVIAGGTDGGASRSVQKLLDPIGLASYFLPEEKRPAVLYAGNGKLAEEVKSLVGSLSSYLHFSSNIRPSLDTEDIPPAESELAQMFIKIRKKQLKGLDVLDNWAGGHTLPTAYATGRMVRFLSNVYGSQKGLLSVDLGASSTVIAAGFKNKSVLKVYPQFGQGENLPGLLNHTSTEDILRWSTLDIPPATLVDYLHQKALYPATIPATKEDLVLAQSVAKQALFLAMQSAKRDFPRDAAIIKPTLAPLFDPIIAGGATLSDASRPGQSLLLLLDSVQPVGIATVILDQNNLMPLLGAAGSVNNLLPVQVLESGAFLSIGTIICPVVSAKYGASILKARIAYENGAEAGVDLKYGFLEILPLKSGETGRLTIQVGRGVDIGFGLGRGVKGLPISGGALGVVFDGRGRPLDMPSDPVRRRELIKKWNWSLGGG, from the coding sequence ATGCCTACTTCCATAGTTACAGGTAACTCCCTGCTTGCCATCGACGTCGGAGCCGCAAACACTCGCGCGGTTCTTTTCGATGTGATCGAAGGCGAATACCGCTTTGTGGCATCTGGAGTTGCACCCAGCACCGCTGAATCTCCGGTGAGGGACGTATCGGAGGGCGCACGCCATGCCATTCAATCATTGCAGGGCATTCTAAAGAAGAACCTGCTTGATATGTCACGCGGTCTTATCCTGCCCAGCCAGCCCGACGGCTCGGGCGTGGATTCACTTGTCGTCACCGTTTCCGCAGGCTCAGCCGTGCGGACCCTTGTTGTTGGGCTTCTAAAAGACGTCTCACTTGACAGCGCCCGGCGTCTGACCGAATCCACCTATACCCGCGTTGTGGATTTCATCAGCCTCGGTGATCATCGCAAACCTGAACAGCAGATCGACAGCATTCTGCGCACCCGCCCGGATATGGTTGTCATCGCAGGCGGCACGGATGGAGGCGCTTCCCGTTCCGTTCAAAAATTGCTCGATCCGATCGGCCTCGCCAGCTACTTTTTGCCTGAGGAAAAGCGCCCTGCCGTTTTATACGCGGGCAACGGCAAACTTGCGGAGGAAGTGAAATCGCTGGTCGGTTCGCTTTCATCTTATTTGCATTTCAGTTCGAATATCCGCCCCTCGCTCGATACCGAAGACATCCCGCCAGCCGAGAGTGAACTGGCGCAGATGTTCATCAAAATCCGCAAGAAGCAGCTCAAGGGGTTGGACGTACTCGATAATTGGGCGGGCGGTCACACCCTGCCGACGGCATACGCAACTGGGCGCATGGTGCGTTTTCTGTCCAATGTTTATGGCTCGCAAAAAGGGCTGCTGAGCGTGGACCTTGGCGCTTCTTCTACGGTGATCGCTGCGGGTTTCAAGAACAAATCTGTTTTGAAGGTGTATCCCCAGTTTGGCCAGGGCGAAAACCTGCCCGGCTTGCTTAACCACACCTCCACCGAGGATATCCTGCGCTGGTCAACTCTCGACATCCCGCCTGCAACTCTCGTGGATTATCTGCATCAAAAAGCGCTTTATCCTGCCACGATCCCCGCCACCAAGGAAGATCTTGTGCTCGCGCAGTCGGTGGCGAAACAGGCTTTATTCCTTGCCATGCAGTCCGCGAAGCGCGATTTTCCAAGAGACGCCGCCATCATCAAGCCGACTCTCGCCCCGCTCTTCGATCCGATCATCGCCGGGGGTGCCACCTTGAGCGACGCATCGCGGCCGGGTCAGAGCCTGCTCCTTCTATTGGACTCTGTCCAACCTGTCGGCATTGCCACCGTCATCCTAGATCAGAACAACCTCATGCCGCTCCTGGGCGCGGCGGGTTCTGTCAATAACCTTCTTCCGGTCCAGGTCCTTGAATCCGGGGCGTTTCTGAGTATAGGTACGATCATCTGCCCGGTGGTTTCAGCAAAATATGGCGCGTCCATCTTGAAAGCCAGAATCGCGTATGAAAATGGCGCTGAAGCGGGCGTGGACCTGAAGTATGGTTTTCTGGAGATTCTTCCCTTGAAAAGCGGCGAGACAGGCCGGCTTACCATCCAGGTCGGGCGCGGAGTGGATATCGGCTTCGGCTTGGGGAGAGGCGTAAAAGGTCTTCCGATCAGCGGTGGTGCATTGGGTGTCGTCTTCGATGGCAGGGGTCGTCCATTGGACATGCCGTCTGACCCTGTCCGGAGGCGCGAACTCATCAAAAAATGGAACTGGTCTTTGGGAGGCGGATAA
- a CDS encoding MFS transporter has product MAEQVSRRTKWFYGFGDIGFSLTNTILSVYFALFLTDVVGVKPSVAALAIFIGGTWDYINDPLVGYLSDRTHSRWGRRRPFLLFGALPFAMAFVLLWWKPPFEDTTALAIYYSIAFALYDTAATFVYMPFYALTPELTSDYDERTSLTSVRMFFSILGSLLAFTLPLWLVGGFNPGNANRVLLMGTIFGLFSAFPLLLVFANTRERTEFAKLEPHLSVGDSIKTTWQNRPFVFGLTMFLFNGVTMSIIQVILLYYIKYVVEREPQSDMIMATIFVVAMLTLPLWNWVSTRLNKRWAYISGISFLAVVLLILSALTPQTDITFIMVLCVMAGIGVSAMHSLPWAILPDAIEYGEWKTGERQEGMYYSLITLAQKVASSIAVPAALLILEYSGYVANSATQPASAINGIRFVAGPLPAITLGLGILFTLLYPLGRERHHEITRELELRRNSAKFEAAE; this is encoded by the coding sequence ATGGCGGAACAGGTTTCCAGGCGCACCAAATGGTTTTACGGCTTTGGCGATATCGGCTTCAGCCTGACAAATACCATCTTAAGTGTTTACTTTGCCCTGTTTCTTACGGATGTGGTCGGGGTAAAGCCCTCAGTGGCGGCGCTTGCCATTTTCATTGGCGGCACCTGGGATTACATCAACGACCCGCTGGTGGGTTACCTTTCGGATCGGACGCATTCGCGCTGGGGCAGGCGGCGTCCGTTTCTGCTATTCGGCGCATTGCCGTTCGCGATGGCGTTCGTGCTTTTGTGGTGGAAACCTCCATTTGAAGACACAACTGCGCTCGCCATTTATTATTCGATTGCTTTTGCTTTATACGATACCGCGGCGACTTTCGTCTATATGCCTTTCTATGCATTGACTCCTGAACTCACCAGCGATTACGACGAGCGCACCAGCCTGACCTCGGTGCGAATGTTCTTCTCCATCCTCGGCAGTCTGCTCGCTTTCACGCTTCCGCTCTGGCTCGTTGGCGGATTCAACCCCGGCAATGCAAACCGCGTCCTGCTGATGGGAACCATCTTTGGCTTATTCTCCGCTTTCCCGCTTTTGCTCGTTTTTGCCAACACCCGCGAACGGACTGAATTCGCTAAACTCGAACCGCATTTGAGCGTCGGAGATTCCATCAAAACTACCTGGCAGAACCGTCCCTTCGTCTTCGGCTTGACCATGTTCCTGTTCAACGGCGTGACGATGAGCATCATCCAGGTCATTTTGCTGTACTATATTAAGTATGTGGTCGAGCGCGAACCTCAAAGCGATATGATCATGGCGACCATCTTTGTCGTTGCAATGCTGACCTTACCATTGTGGAATTGGGTATCCACCCGACTCAATAAACGCTGGGCATACATCAGCGGAATTTCTTTTCTTGCAGTTGTCCTGCTCATCCTCTCTGCGCTCACACCGCAGACGGACATTACATTCATTATGGTCCTTTGCGTCATGGCTGGAATCGGCGTCTCTGCCATGCACTCCCTTCCGTGGGCGATATTACCGGACGCCATCGAATATGGCGAATGGAAGACCGGGGAACGGCAGGAGGGTATGTATTACAGTCTCATCACATTGGCGCAGAAAGTCGCTTCATCCATCGCTGTCCCGGCGGCGTTGTTGATCTTGGAATATTCCGGATATGTTGCCAATAGCGCGACTCAACCCGCGAGCGCCATCAACGGAATCCGCTTCGTAGCCGGACCGTTGCCGGCCATCACACTTGGATTGGGAATCTTGTTCACGCTTCTCTATCCATTGGGAAGGGAGCGTCATCATGAGATCACGCGCGAACTTGAGTTGAGACGTAATAGTGCGAAATTTGAGGCGGCGGAATGA
- the surE gene encoding 5'/3'-nucleotidase SurE, translating to MTKRKPHILLTNDDGIRSPGLWAAAGELSKIGYVTVAAPREQSSGMGRSLPNTSSGIIKKEQVKVNGQTWDVYAVGGTPAQAVLHGVLEIVPHEPDLIVSGINYGENVGLGVTISGTVGAAMEAAGLGYRALAVSLETDPHLHLSHSEDVDFSAAAYFTSYFARILLERKTFDGVDLLKVEVPRHATPETEWRLSRLSLLRYYKPTPTKRKSWDEPGPIGYEHDNNLPHEEEGTDVEVLRIKKMVAVTPICLDMTARVDFKKYEQYLRD from the coding sequence ATGACAAAACGAAAACCGCACATCCTCCTCACCAACGACGACGGCATCCGCTCGCCCGGCTTATGGGCGGCCGCGGGCGAACTCTCGAAGATCGGCTACGTCACCGTTGCCGCGCCGCGCGAACAATCCAGCGGAATGGGACGCAGTCTGCCCAACACATCCAGTGGAATCATCAAAAAGGAACAGGTCAAGGTCAACGGGCAGACGTGGGACGTATACGCAGTGGGAGGCACCCCGGCGCAAGCCGTCCTGCATGGAGTCCTCGAGATCGTCCCGCATGAACCGGATTTGATCGTCTCCGGGATCAACTACGGGGAAAATGTCGGGTTGGGAGTCACAATTTCCGGCACGGTCGGAGCCGCGATGGAAGCCGCCGGGCTTGGGTATCGCGCCCTGGCGGTTTCGCTCGAAACCGATCCGCACCTTCATCTCAGTCATTCAGAAGATGTGGACTTCAGCGCCGCCGCATATTTCACTTCCTACTTTGCCCGTATCCTCCTGGAAAGGAAAACATTCGATGGCGTGGATTTACTGAAAGTGGAAGTGCCGCGTCATGCCACACCTGAAACGGAGTGGCGACTCTCAAGGCTTTCCCTCCTCCGATATTACAAGCCGACACCGACCAAGCGTAAATCGTGGGATGAACCTGGTCCCATCGGCTACGAACATGACAACAACCTTCCCCATGAAGAGGAAGGCACGGACGTGGAAGTGCTGCGTATAAAGAAAATGGTCGCCGTGACGCCGATCTGCCTGGACATGACCGCCCGCGTGGATTTCAAAAAGTACGAGCAGTATCTGCGGGATTGA
- a CDS encoding alkaline phosphatase family protein: protein MSRAHLILALCLASLACSSQIIPIPTETPTATPSPTQTPTTTPTLEPTLTTTPAPPARRVLILSIDGFRPDAMPLAPMSYLMSLLNESAYSLTAQTVYPSVTLVSHTSMLSGQCPAKHKVDWNDYIPDNGYAQVTDLFDIAHQAGMQTAMYVGKEKLRQITEPQSTDIFKFINDRDLVITEDLIQNFPADFRLMFVHFPTTDWMGHEYGWLSPEQLSVLFRADQAIERLVTELNNRGLHDETLFIVTADHGGHDTTHGSSLPEDMTIPWIASGAGVQPAPLNSPITTVDTASTAAFALGLPIPPEWDGVPVYEAFGLPIEKVSVGCSR from the coding sequence ATGTCACGCGCCCACCTGATCCTTGCTCTTTGTCTCGCCTCGCTTGCCTGTTCGTCACAGATCATACCGATCCCAACGGAAACGCCGACTGCGACTCCCTCGCCGACTCAAACTCCCACAACGACACCGACTCTCGAACCGACTCTGACAACGACCCCCGCGCCTCCCGCCCGCCGCGTCTTGATCCTCTCCATCGACGGTTTCCGCCCCGATGCCATGCCTCTTGCCCCCATGTCTTATCTGATGTCGTTATTGAATGAATCTGCCTATTCGCTCACCGCACAGACGGTTTACCCAAGCGTCACTCTCGTGTCGCATACCTCCATGCTAAGCGGACAATGCCCCGCCAAACATAAAGTGGATTGGAACGATTACATCCCCGATAACGGATATGCCCAGGTTACCGACCTGTTCGATATTGCCCATCAAGCCGGGATGCAAACGGCGATGTATGTTGGCAAGGAAAAATTGCGCCAGATCACCGAGCCGCAAAGCACCGACATATTCAAATTCATCAATGACCGTGACCTGGTCATCACAGAGGACCTCATCCAAAACTTCCCCGCCGATTTTCGCCTGATGTTCGTTCACTTCCCCACCACCGACTGGATGGGGCACGAATACGGCTGGCTTTCCCCCGAGCAACTCAGCGTGCTATTCCGCGCCGACCAGGCGATCGAACGGCTTGTGACCGAATTAAACAACCGCGGCTTGCATGATGAGACATTATTCATCGTTACTGCCGACCACGGCGGGCACGACACTACGCATGGCTCAAGCCTGCCCGAGGATATGACCATTCCCTGGATCGCATCCGGCGCGGGCGTTCAACCTGCGCCGTTGAATTCACCCATAACAACTGTGGATACAGCTTCCACGGCCGCCTTTGCCTTGGGCTTGCCGATCCCACCTGAATGGGACGGTGTACCCGTCTATGAAGCCTTCGGTCTGCCTATTGAAAAGGTTTCAGTAGGTTGCAGCCGATAA
- a CDS encoding putative toxin-antitoxin system toxin component, PIN family, with product MRVVVDTNIIVSGYLGGSLEAVIVAWKSGKFTLIVTDAIAAEYLAVLNRPKFKIERAEIEDFSALLLDKSEFVIPLAKINAVPADPSDNKFLEAAVAGKANLIVSGDGHLLELETYHEIPIIPAHEFIARLQNE from the coding sequence ATGCGGGTTGTCGTTGACACGAATATCATTGTATCGGGGTATCTCGGGGGTTCACTGGAAGCGGTCATCGTTGCATGGAAGTCAGGCAAGTTTACCCTTATCGTCACCGATGCCATTGCTGCGGAGTATCTGGCGGTTCTAAATCGTCCCAAGTTTAAGATCGAACGCGCTGAAATAGAGGATTTCTCTGCGCTCCTTCTCGACAAGTCCGAATTCGTCATTCCTTTGGCAAAAATCAACGCTGTTCCCGCTGACCCATCCGACAATAAATTTCTTGAAGCCGCAGTTGCCGGAAAAGCAAATCTAATCGTCAGCGGTGATGGGCACCTGTTGGAACTTGAAACATACCATGAAATTCCAATCATTCCAGCGCATGAGTTTATCGCGAGACTGCAGAACGAGTAA
- a CDS encoding alanyl-tRNA editing protein, with protein sequence MPLQATKRLYSQDDHCFETGAMVIAIQDSRFALDQTCFYPGGGGQPSDNGFATLPDGSCIEIDSAFIDEEQIIWHVCNSELKPELVGRKISVTINSDRRLSLSRYHTVLHIVNTITLRDYKGWITGVQIGEEYSRIDFNLEILSTELCAELEAKVNAVLLEGHPITSYLMTEGEYRNRPELLRTLNVKPPIVDGHVRVVEIRGFDIQACGGTHVGSTLDLGRFSIFRTENKGRRNKRLYIKLR encoded by the coding sequence ATGCCCCTGCAAGCGACAAAACGACTTTATTCACAAGATGACCATTGCTTCGAGACCGGGGCAATGGTCATTGCGATTCAGGACTCGCGCTTCGCACTCGACCAAACCTGTTTCTACCCCGGCGGGGGCGGACAACCTTCCGATAACGGATTCGCCACGCTCCCGGATGGTTCCTGCATCGAAATCGACTCTGCGTTTATCGACGAAGAACAGATCATCTGGCACGTTTGTAACTCAGAATTGAAACCCGAACTGGTTGGGCGGAAAATATCGGTGACTATAAATTCCGACCGCAGGTTGTCTTTATCCCGCTATCACACAGTCCTGCATATCGTAAATACCATTACCCTACGCGATTACAAGGGTTGGATCACAGGTGTGCAGATCGGCGAAGAATATTCCAGGATCGACTTCAACCTGGAAATCCTTTCAACGGAGCTTTGCGCCGAGTTGGAAGCAAAAGTAAATGCCGTTTTACTGGAAGGGCATCCCATTACATCCTATTTGATGACCGAGGGTGAGTATCGAAACCGACCAGAACTTCTTCGTACGTTGAATGTCAAACCTCCCATTGTCGACGGTCATGTGCGCGTGGTTGAGATCCGCGGCTTCGACATCCAGGCTTGTGGGGGAACACATGTCGGGTCGACTCTTGACCTTGGCCGCTTCAGCATCTTTCGCACTGAGAACAAAGGCAGGAGGAACAAGAGGCTTTATATAAAACTTCGATAG
- a CDS encoding GNAT family N-acetyltransferase — translation MIQVRRVKDKREKEIFIRFPWWIYSRDPLWVPPILPERRKEADPSTGMFFKSGYADFFIAWEDGNPVGTILCSHDNGGDPNECSIGFFECIRDYAVADALFREAESWAREHDLRMICGTYNLDRENGRGILIEGWDRPPVILCGHNPPYYAGFFEQYGFVKRHDDGLAYAYDLNPNDPKLQRVFRLAGGVQKRKGFTIRNVDMGDVEGEIGRILVLQNRAMEHLPGFVPYSREAIEGILLPLKELADPDLILFAEDQGEAVGWFPAIPNFNEAVIHLNGLRHPWDYLRALKYKNLKPKCLSVKSVAVLPEYWDTGAAILLFAEMAKRAMAKGYQWADLSLTGEDNPDTWDLAHHMGARIYKRYRFYQKEINS, via the coding sequence ATGATTCAAGTACGCAGGGTGAAGGATAAACGCGAAAAGGAGATTTTCATTCGTTTTCCGTGGTGGATCTACAGCCGGGATCCGCTCTGGGTACCGCCGATCCTGCCTGAGCGGCGAAAAGAAGCGGATCCGTCCACTGGAATGTTCTTCAAATCCGGCTATGCGGATTTTTTCATTGCATGGGAGGATGGCAATCCTGTCGGCACGATCCTGTGTTCCCATGATAACGGCGGGGACCCCAATGAATGTTCGATCGGTTTTTTTGAATGCATCCGTGATTATGCCGTAGCGGATGCTTTGTTCAGGGAGGCTGAATCCTGGGCGCGTGAACACGATTTGAGGATGATCTGCGGCACATATAATCTCGACCGTGAGAACGGACGGGGGATCCTCATCGAAGGCTGGGATCGACCGCCGGTGATCCTGTGTGGACATAACCCGCCATATTATGCAGGCTTCTTCGAGCAATATGGATTCGTGAAACGGCACGACGATGGTCTTGCGTATGCCTATGATCTGAACCCGAACGACCCAAAGCTTCAACGAGTATTTCGCCTGGCGGGGGGCGTCCAAAAGCGCAAGGGATTTACGATTCGCAACGTGGATATGGGGGATGTTGAAGGCGAGATCGGGCGGATATTGGTTCTGCAAAATCGCGCCATGGAACATCTGCCGGGATTCGTCCCATACTCGCGTGAAGCCATCGAGGGGATACTGCTTCCGCTAAAAGAATTGGCGGACCCGGATTTGATTTTGTTTGCGGAAGATCAGGGCGAAGCGGTGGGCTGGTTCCCGGCGATTCCTAATTTCAACGAGGCTGTGATTCACCTCAACGGTCTGCGTCATCCCTGGGATTATCTGCGCGCGTTGAAGTACAAGAACCTGAAACCGAAATGTTTATCCGTAAAAAGTGTTGCAGTTTTGCCCGAGTATTGGGATACAGGCGCGGCGATCCTGTTATTTGCCGAAATGGCCAAACGCGCGATGGCAAAGGGATACCAATGGGCGGATCTATCCCTTACCGGCGAAGACAACCCCGATACCTGGGACCTGGCTCATCACATGGGTGCGAGAATCTATAAACGTTACCGGTTCTATCAGAAGGAGATTAATAGTTAA
- a CDS encoding glucose-1-phosphate adenylyltransferase: protein MSSYNEVLAVILGGGRGARLYPLTQMRSKPAVPIAGKYRLIDIPISNCINSEIFRIAILTQFNSVSLHRHITRTYNFDSFHQGWVQIWAAEQTMESADWYQGTADAVRKQMLEIQSTGAKYVLILAGDHLYRMDYKAMAEFHWENGADITVAVQPVAKEEVSRFGVLKRESDARISNFVEKPKDPAVQNQFISRDDPVRPFLGSMGIYMFNTKILLDFLRNFPDYDDFGGDIIPHAIKTNKVFGFDFDGYWQDIGTIRSFYETNLMLTTPNSPFDFYDAKLPIYTDTRYLPASIVEDCQMKEVLIAEGSRVLRSEITHSIIGIRSQIAAGCVIKDSIVMGSDYYERDWGGLPIGIGANCHIEGAILDKNARIGEGVVIRPFPRNADVDDENWFVRDGIVIIPKDVEIQPGTVIAP from the coding sequence ATGTCGTCATACAATGAGGTCCTGGCGGTCATCCTAGGGGGCGGACGCGGGGCGCGGCTCTACCCGCTCACGCAAATGCGATCCAAACCGGCTGTGCCGATCGCCGGGAAATACCGCCTGATCGACATCCCCATCAGCAATTGTATTAACTCGGAAATATTCCGTATAGCGATCCTGACCCAGTTCAACTCGGTATCGCTGCATCGGCATATCACGCGCACGTACAATTTTGATTCCTTTCACCAGGGCTGGGTGCAGATCTGGGCGGCTGAGCAGACAATGGAAAGTGCAGACTGGTATCAGGGCACAGCGGATGCCGTCCGCAAGCAGATGCTGGAGATACAATCCACAGGCGCGAAATATGTGTTGATCCTCGCTGGGGATCATCTGTATCGCATGGATTACAAAGCCATGGCGGAATTTCATTGGGAAAACGGAGCGGATATCACTGTTGCCGTCCAGCCGGTCGCAAAGGAAGAGGTGAGCCGCTTCGGGGTTTTGAAGCGCGAGTCCGATGCCCGAATCAGCAATTTTGTGGAAAAGCCAAAAGACCCGGCGGTTCAGAATCAATTCATCAGCCGGGATGACCCGGTGCGGCCTTTCCTCGGCTCGATGGGAATTTACATGTTCAATACGAAGATCCTGCTGGATTTCCTGCGGAATTTCCCCGATTACGACGATTTCGGTGGAGACATCATTCCGCATGCCATCAAAACCAATAAGGTGTTCGGCTTCGATTTCGATGGGTATTGGCAGGATATCGGAACGATCCGCTCGTTCTACGAGACAAACCTGATGCTGACCACACCGAATTCGCCGTTCGATTTCTACGATGCAAAATTGCCGATCTATACCGACACGCGTTATCTGCCTGCTTCGATCGTGGAAGACTGCCAGATGAAGGAAGTTTTGATCGCCGAGGGGAGCCGGGTGCTGCGGTCTGAGATAACCCATTCCATCATCGGCATCCGCAGCCAGATCGCCGCGGGCTGTGTCATCAAGGACAGTATTGTGATGGGTTCTGATTATTATGAGCGCGACTGGGGTGGGTTGCCCATCGGTATCGGCGCGAACTGTCACATCGAAGGCGCGATCCTGGATAAGAACGCCCGCATCGGCGAAGGCGTGGTCATTCGGCCGTTTCCGCGCAACGCGGATGTCGACGACGAAAATTGGTTCGTGCGCGATGGCATAGTGATCATCCCAAAGGATGTCGAGATTCAACCCGGCACGGTCATCGCGCCATAA
- a CDS encoding VIT1/CCC1 transporter family protein has translation METQLKKSLHEELFHHNYTDPHKRGSGLSDFILGAQDGLVNVLGVVLGIAAATSDTRVVLVAGLATTFAESISMGAVAFTTTLADADLYQSEREREYRHIIEAPVLETKEIRDIYESKGFRGDLLDRIVNTITANKDVWVAVMMAEEHQLSPVDRSKAMKAAWVVGLSAIIGSLVPIAPFLFLPISTSMWMSVLVTALVLFGIGFYKARVTVGRPMRSGTEMMLIGTISALAGYLVGVLLKVPPLP, from the coding sequence ATGGAAACACAACTCAAAAAATCGCTTCACGAGGAACTTTTTCACCATAACTATACTGACCCGCACAAGCGCGGCTCGGGTCTTTCGGACTTCATCCTGGGCGCGCAAGACGGGCTGGTCAACGTCCTCGGCGTGGTTCTGGGAATCGCGGCGGCGACGAGCGACACGCGCGTAGTATTGGTGGCTGGGCTTGCCACTACCTTTGCCGAATCCATCTCAATGGGCGCGGTCGCGTTTACAACCACGCTCGCCGATGCGGATTTGTACCAGAGCGAACGCGAGCGTGAATACCGGCATATCATCGAAGCGCCCGTTTTGGAAACGAAGGAGATCCGCGATATCTATGAAAGCAAGGGGTTTAGAGGGGATTTGCTTGACCGCATTGTGAATACGATCACGGCGAACAAGGATGTGTGGGTGGCGGTGATGATGGCGGAGGAACACCAACTCTCGCCGGTGGATCGCTCCAAGGCGATGAAGGCCGCCTGGGTGGTTGGGCTTTCGGCGATCATCGGCTCGCTTGTGCCGATCGCTCCATTTTTGTTCCTCCCCATCTCAACGAGCATGTGGATGTCCGTATTGGTGACCGCGCTTGTTTTGTTCGGAATCGGTTTTTACAAAGCGCGGGTTACCGTGGGCAGACCCATGCGCAGCGGCACGGAAATGATGTTGATCGGTACGATCAGCGCGCTGGCAGGATATTTGGTCGGGGTTCTATTGAAGGTCCCGCCCCTTCCGTGA